Within the Cupriavidus malaysiensis genome, the region GGATGGCCTGGCGGTCGGCAGGGGGATCGGCGACGGCCGCCGCCGCACCATGCCGGTTGCCGCGACGGCGCATAGTCCTTTCCTGTTCTGGGATGGCCGCAAGGACAGCCAGTGGTCCCAGGCCCTGGGCCCGCTGGAAGATGGCGTCGAGCATGGCGGCAACCGGCTGCAGCTGGCCCGGGTCGCGCTGGCCCACTACCGGCGTGAATACGAGTCCTTGTTCGGGCGCCCGCCGGAGCTGCCGTCATGGCCGGCCGATGCCTCGCCGCTGGGCAGCGAGCGCGAGAAGCAGGCGTGGTCGTCGCTCGCGCCCGCGCAACGGGATGCCATCAACCGCGTATTTGCCAATCTCGGCAAGGCCATCGCAGCCTACGAGCGGACCGTGGCCTACGGCGAATCGCGCTTCGACCGCTACGTCGAAGCCGTGCTCGCCGGAGACCGCGAGGGCAGGCGCATGCTTTCGGCGCAGGAGATCAAGGGCCTGCGCTTGTTCCTCGGCAAGGCGCAATGCGCGACATGCCACAACGGTCCGCTGCTGACCGACCAGGCTTTTCACAATACCGGTGTGCCGCCGGGAGCGCGGCGGCTTCCCGACCCCGGGCGCGCGGCGGCCACGGCAGGCGTGCTGGCCGACGAGTTCAATTGCCTGGGGCGCTATAGCGATGCGCCGCCGGAGCACTGCCGCGAACTGCGCTTCATGGCCGCAGGCGGGCCGGACCTGGCGGGCGCCTTCAAGACGTCGGGCCTGCGCAACGTGGCCTTGCGGGCCCCTTATATGCATGGCGGGCAGCTCGCCACCCTGGATGCCGTGATGGCGCACTACATGCGATCGCCGGCCGCGGCGGTGGGACATTCCGAGTTGTCGGCGGAGGAGGGGGGCCACGCCGGGCACCTGCGTATCCGCTTGACGGAGACCGAGGCAGGCGACGTGGTGGCGTTCCTGGGCAGCCTGTCGGGGCCCATCGTGGAGCGTCCCGTCGGCGCGAGGCCGGCGGAGCCGGTGCGCTGAGCGGGCCGGGCACAGGCCGGGTTCCATGGCTGCGCGAGGCAGTGGACTAGCCTTCGACCTCGATCCGCCGGTAGACCCGGTAGCCCTGTCCGCGCACCGTGGCGATCGGCAGCCGCTGGCCGCTGGCCTGTTCGATCTTGCGGCGCAGCCGGTGCATCTGCGTATCCAGGCGGCGCTGGTCGTAGTGCAGGTAGTCCTCGCCGAGCGCCTTGACGATGCTCCTGCGGGTCACGTACTGCGCGCCGTGGGCGCCGTCGGCGAGCGCGCGCAGCACCGTGTAGTCCTGCGCCGACAGCGGCACGGGCGCGCAACCCGGCGGCATCAGCGCAGGCGGCGCGGCGGACAGGCGCCATGCCGCGGGCGCATCGGCCGGCGCGGCCTGCAGTGCTTCGTCGGGCAGCGCCTGCTGGCGCGCGGAGATGTCGCGCGCCACTGCCACGCGGTGTGTCTTGCACTCGGACAGGCGCGCCGACCACTCGATGGTGGCGAGGCTGCCGTCCTTGCGGACGTAGCGGTTCTCGAAGTGCCGCTGCTGGTAGCCGGCCTCGATGCGCGCGACCGCCTGCAGCGTTCGGTCGAGGTCCTCGGCGTAGAGGAAGTCGAGCATCGATCTGCCGACCATCTCCTCCGGCCGGTAGCCGAAGATGGCTTCGCAGGCGCCGCTGATGGACAGGAAGCGGCCTTGCCGGTCGACCACGCAGATTGCGTCGAGCAGCAGGTCCATGACGTGCTTGGGTGGCTGGATCGCCATCTTCGTTCTTGCAGGCATCTTGCAGACATCGGGTGCCACCACCGCCGGCGGCCCCGTTCCAGGCGCCGATTTTAACCGGCGGCGCGCAACCCCGCTGCCGGGTGGGGCGCCGCGGGCGCGGTTGTCTCGCTTGCTAGGCGCCGTCCCCGCCGCCCCCGCCGCCCCCGTTGTCCCCGTCATCGTCGTCGCGCGCTCTGCGCCCGCCCGGCCTGGACGTGGGGCGCCCCTGGCGACCGAGCGGCAGTTGCGGGTATTGCATGGCGGCGTATTGCAGTGCGGCGTCCTCGGAGGCGAACGGCAGCGGGCTGTCGGTGGAGTCGTCCTCGTAGACCGGAGTCAGGTAGACCTTGCCGCGGATCACCTTGCTGAGATTGAGTCGCTTGAGCGCTTTCATGCCGGACGGAATGGATTGGCCTGCCGCGCCGCAGGCAGCCCGCAGGAGGCGCCGGGATGGCGTCATGCGGGTGAGGTGCCGGCGTTGGCGTGCACGTGGGCGTCGCAGCTTGAGCCTACGACGCAGTAGCGTGCGTCGCATGCCCCTTTCGGGGGGCGCGGGTGCGCTGGCGCACGCAGGTGGGCGGGCCGGCGGCGCCGGGTTCAGTCGGGCCGCGGCAGGTCGCCCGGGGCGGCGTGGCCGATGGCCGGAGACTTGATGTGGCGCAGGGCGTCGCGGAAATGCTCGTGCCGGGCGCTGCGCAGCCATTCGAAGGCCACCATCTCGACCGTGGCCGGCAGCGCGCCGGCGGCGGCCAGGCGTGCCACCGCGGTGTCGTGGTCGATGGCCTTGCGCGAGCCGGTGGCATCGACCAGCAGGGTGACCTCGCGCCCGTGCCCGAGCAGGCCGAGCGCGGTCTGCAGCACGCAGACGTGGGCTTCGCAGCCGGCCACGATGACGCGGCGGCGTGTCGCCGGCAGGATCTCGCACAGGCCGTCGGCGCAGGCATCGAAGCTGTCCTTGGCGAAGGTGCGGTCGCACAGCGCCGTGACTTCGGCGAGGTTGGCGCCCAGGCTGCCGGGGCTCTGTTCCGTGCCGATCACCGGCACGCCGAGGCGGCGCGCGATGGTGGCCAGGCGCACGCATTCCCTGACCACCTGCTCGCCATGGCGGATGGCCGGCATCAGGCG harbors:
- a CDS encoding isochorismatase family protein gives rise to the protein MLHDAADSILVLVDLQARLMPAIRHGEQVVRECVRLATIARRLGVPVIGTEQSPGSLGANLAEVTALCDRTFAKDSFDACADGLCEILPATRRRVIVAGCEAHVCVLQTALGLLGHGREVTLLVDATGSRKAIDHDTAVARLAAAGALPATVEMVAFEWLRSARHEHFRDALRHIKSPAIGHAAPGDLPRPD
- a CDS encoding PAS domain S-box protein, encoding MAIQPPKHVMDLLLDAICVVDRQGRFLSISGACEAIFGYRPEEMVGRSMLDFLYAEDLDRTLQAVARIEAGYQQRHFENRYVRKDGSLATIEWSARLSECKTHRVAVARDISARQQALPDEALQAAPADAPAAWRLSAAPPALMPPGCAPVPLSAQDYTVLRALADGAHGAQYVTRRSIVKALGEDYLHYDQRRLDTQMHRLRRKIEQASGQRLPIATVRGQGYRVYRRIEVEG
- a CDS encoding cytochrome-c peroxidase, which translates into the protein MTDCAAEPHRPGDRLMDPIVGIKGLALPRAGRRARRLRAPAAVLICLAALVRIAPGLAGDGADAGDPWTKGERAVLSTMHLRQLPSPSPDPSNAVADVPAAAALGKRLFSDARLSRNGAVSCATCHVPERQFQDGLAVGRGIGDGRRRTMPVAATAHSPFLFWDGRKDSQWSQALGPLEDGVEHGGNRLQLARVALAHYRREYESLFGRPPELPSWPADASPLGSEREKQAWSSLAPAQRDAINRVFANLGKAIAAYERTVAYGESRFDRYVEAVLAGDREGRRMLSAQEIKGLRLFLGKAQCATCHNGPLLTDQAFHNTGVPPGARRLPDPGRAAATAGVLADEFNCLGRYSDAPPEHCRELRFMAAGGPDLAGAFKTSGLRNVALRAPYMHGGQLATLDAVMAHYMRSPAAAVGHSELSAEEGGHAGHLRIRLTETEAGDVVAFLGSLSGPIVERPVGARPAEPVR